One genomic segment of Alicycliphilus denitrificans K601 includes these proteins:
- the dnaN gene encoding DNA polymerase III subunit beta: MIVLKATQDKVLAVLQSVSGIVERRHTLPILANVLIRKTGNALQFTTSDLEIQIRTTAELGGDTGDFTTTVGARKLIDILKTMPADQTVSLENSQTKLILKGGKSRFTLQTLPAEDFPLVQEAASFGPAFSVPQKTLKTLLSQVSFAMAVQDIRYYLNGILFVAEGKTLSLVATDGHRLAFASSELDMEVPKQEVILPRKTVLELQRLLSDADGAIEMRFANNQAKFGFGGMEFVTKLVEGKFPDYNRVIPRNHHNVITLGRAPLLASLQRTAIMTSEKFKGVRLNIEPGSLRVASSNAEQEEAVDELDIDYGGDSIEIGFNVTYLIDVLANMGQDMVRMELADGNSSVVFGIPDNTHFKYVVMPMRI; encoded by the coding sequence ATGATTGTCCTGAAGGCAACACAAGACAAGGTTCTCGCCGTCCTGCAATCCGTGTCCGGCATCGTCGAGCGCCGGCATACGCTGCCCATACTGGCCAACGTGCTGATCCGCAAGACCGGCAATGCGCTGCAGTTCACCACCAGCGACCTGGAGATCCAGATCCGCACCACGGCCGAGCTGGGTGGCGACACGGGCGATTTCACGACCACGGTGGGGGCGCGCAAGCTCATCGACATCCTGAAGACCATGCCCGCCGACCAGACGGTGAGCCTGGAGAACAGCCAGACCAAGCTGATCCTCAAGGGCGGCAAGAGCCGCTTCACGCTGCAGACCCTGCCGGCCGAGGACTTCCCGCTGGTGCAGGAGGCCGCCAGCTTCGGCCCCGCGTTCAGCGTGCCGCAAAAGACGCTCAAGACCCTGCTGTCCCAGGTGTCGTTCGCCATGGCGGTGCAGGACATCCGCTACTACCTGAACGGCATCCTGTTCGTGGCCGAGGGCAAGACGCTCTCGCTGGTGGCCACCGACGGCCACCGCCTGGCCTTCGCGAGCAGCGAGCTCGACATGGAGGTGCCCAAGCAGGAGGTGATCCTGCCGCGCAAGACGGTGCTGGAGCTGCAGCGCCTGCTGTCCGACGCCGACGGCGCCATCGAGATGCGCTTCGCCAACAACCAGGCCAAGTTCGGCTTCGGCGGCATGGAGTTCGTCACCAAGCTGGTCGAGGGCAAGTTCCCCGACTACAACCGCGTCATTCCGCGCAACCACCACAACGTCATCACCCTGGGCCGCGCGCCGCTCTTGGCCAGCCTGCAGCGCACGGCCATCATGACCAGCGAGAAGTTCAAGGGCGTGCGCCTGAACATCGAGCCCGGCAGCCTGCGCGTGGCGTCCAGCAACGCCGAGCAGGAGGAGGCCGTGGACGAGCTCGACATCGACTACGGCGGCGACAGCATCGAGATCGGCTTCAACGTGACCTACCTCATCGACGTGCTGGCCAACATGGGCCAGGACATGGTGAGGATGGAACTGGCCGACGGCAACAGCTCGGTCGTCTTCGGCATCCCCGACAACACGCACTTCAAGTACGTCGTGATGCCCATGCGCATTTGA
- the gyrB gene encoding DNA topoisomerase (ATP-hydrolyzing) subunit B, producing MTDENQPDPQTTAPASVDAGGYGEGAIQILEGLEAVRKRPGMYIGDTSDGTGLHHLVFEVVDNSIDEALAGHCDDIVVTIHTDNSISVIDNGRGIPTGVKMDDKHEPKRSAAEIALTELHAGGKFNQNSYKVSGGLHGVGVSCVNALSKKLRLTVRRDGKTHQLEFSKGVVQNRLIEVVDGFEVSPMKIVGPTEKRGTEVRFLPDTEIFKENSDFHYEILAKRLRELSFLNNGVRIRLIDERTGKEDDFSGAGGVKGFVEFINGTKKVLHPTAFHATGSRPAESYGGIPGTEIGVEVAMQWNDGYNEQVLCFTNNIPQRDGGTHLTGLRAAMTRVIGKYIEQNELAKKAKVDVSGDDMREGLCCVLSVKVPEPKFSSQTKDKLVSSEVRAPVEDIVAKALTEYLEEKPQDAKILCGKIVEAARAREAARKAREMTRRKGVLDGMGLPGKLADCQEKDPALCEIYIVEGDSAGGSAKQGRDRKFQAILPLRGKILNVEKARYEKLLSSNEIITLITALGTGIGKASEDGNGKSGADDFDAAKLRYHRIIIMTDADVDGAHIRTLLLTFFYRQMPELVERGHIYIAQPPLYKVKNGKEELYLKDAAALDNFLLRVALNHASISTGGDAPRTLAGDELATLARTHQHAERVIDRLSAFMDAEALRAAADGVAFNLDTLEDAQASAVQLQARLRELNTSGVPADVTGEIDPRTDKPILRISRHHHGNIKSSLITQDFVAGDDYAALAEAAESFRGLIQEGAKVMRGEGEKQKEEKISDFRQAMQWLIGEAERTTARQRYKGLGEMNPEQLWETTMDPEVRRLLRVQIDDAIEADRVFTMLMGDEVEPRRDFIETNALRAGNIDV from the coding sequence ATGACCGACGAGAACCAGCCCGATCCCCAGACCACGGCCCCCGCAAGCGTTGACGCCGGCGGCTACGGCGAAGGCGCCATCCAGATCCTGGAGGGCCTGGAGGCCGTGCGCAAGCGTCCGGGCATGTACATCGGCGACACGAGCGACGGCACGGGCCTGCACCACCTCGTGTTCGAGGTGGTGGACAACTCCATCGACGAGGCGCTGGCCGGGCATTGCGACGACATCGTCGTCACCATCCACACCGACAACTCGATCTCGGTGATCGACAACGGCCGCGGCATCCCCACGGGCGTGAAGATGGACGACAAGCACGAGCCCAAGCGCTCGGCGGCCGAGATCGCGCTCACCGAGCTGCACGCGGGCGGCAAGTTCAACCAGAACAGCTACAAGGTCTCGGGCGGCCTGCACGGCGTGGGCGTGTCGTGCGTGAACGCGCTGTCGAAGAAGCTGCGCCTCACCGTGCGCCGCGACGGCAAGACGCACCAGCTCGAATTCTCCAAGGGCGTGGTGCAGAACCGCCTCATCGAGGTGGTGGACGGCTTCGAGGTCTCGCCCATGAAGATCGTAGGCCCCACGGAGAAGCGCGGCACCGAGGTGCGCTTCCTGCCCGACACCGAGATCTTCAAGGAGAACAGCGACTTCCACTACGAGATCCTGGCCAAGCGCCTGCGCGAGCTCTCGTTCCTCAACAACGGCGTGCGCATCCGCCTCATCGACGAGCGAACGGGCAAGGAGGACGACTTCTCCGGCGCCGGCGGCGTCAAGGGCTTCGTGGAGTTCATCAACGGCACGAAGAAGGTGCTGCACCCCACGGCCTTCCACGCCACGGGCTCGCGCCCGGCCGAGAGCTACGGCGGCATCCCCGGCACCGAGATCGGCGTCGAAGTCGCCATGCAGTGGAACGACGGCTACAACGAGCAGGTGCTCTGCTTCACCAACAACATCCCCCAGCGTGACGGCGGCACCCACCTCACGGGCCTGCGCGCCGCCATGACGCGCGTGATCGGCAAGTACATCGAGCAGAACGAGCTCGCCAAGAAGGCCAAGGTGGACGTGAGCGGCGACGACATGCGCGAAGGCCTGTGCTGCGTGCTGAGCGTCAAGGTGCCCGAGCCCAAGTTCAGCAGCCAGACCAAGGACAAGCTCGTCAGCAGCGAGGTGCGCGCGCCCGTGGAGGACATCGTCGCCAAGGCGCTCACCGAGTACCTGGAGGAAAAGCCCCAGGACGCCAAGATCCTGTGCGGCAAGATCGTCGAGGCCGCGCGCGCGCGCGAGGCCGCGCGCAAGGCGCGCGAGATGACGCGCAGGAAGGGCGTGCTCGACGGCATGGGCCTGCCCGGCAAGCTGGCCGACTGCCAGGAGAAAGACCCGGCGCTGTGCGAGATCTACATCGTCGAGGGCGACTCCGCCGGCGGCAGCGCCAAGCAGGGGCGCGACCGCAAGTTCCAGGCCATCCTGCCGCTGCGCGGCAAGATCCTGAACGTGGAGAAGGCGCGCTACGAGAAGCTCCTGTCCAGCAACGAAATCATCACCCTGATCACGGCGCTGGGCACCGGCATCGGCAAGGCCAGCGAGGACGGCAACGGCAAGAGCGGCGCCGACGACTTCGACGCCGCCAAGCTGCGCTACCACCGCATCATCATCATGACCGACGCCGACGTGGACGGCGCGCACATCCGCACCCTGCTGCTGACCTTCTTCTATCGCCAGATGCCCGAGCTCGTCGAGCGCGGCCACATCTACATCGCCCAGCCGCCGCTCTACAAGGTCAAGAACGGCAAGGAAGAGCTGTACCTGAAGGACGCCGCCGCGCTCGACAACTTCCTGCTGCGCGTGGCGCTGAACCACGCCAGCATCAGCACCGGCGGCGACGCGCCCCGCACGCTGGCCGGCGACGAGCTCGCCACCCTGGCGCGCACGCACCAGCACGCCGAGCGCGTCATCGACCGCCTGTCGGCCTTCATGGACGCCGAGGCCCTGCGCGCCGCGGCCGACGGCGTGGCCTTCAACCTCGACACCCTGGAGGACGCCCAGGCCAGCGCCGTGCAGCTGCAGGCCAGGCTGCGCGAACTGAACACCAGCGGCGTGCCCGCCGACGTGACGGGCGAGATCGACCCGCGCACCGACAAGCCCATCCTGCGCATCAGCCGCCACCACCACGGCAACATCAAGAGCAGCCTCATCACGCAGGACTTCGTGGCCGGCGACGACTACGCCGCACTGGCCGAGGCCGCCGAGAGCTTCCGCGGCCTGATCCAGGAGGGCGCCAAGGTCATGCGCGGCGAGGGCGAGAAGCAGAAGGAGGAAAAGATCTCCGACTTCCGCCAGGCCATGCAATGGCTCATCGGCGAAGCCGAGCGCACCACCGCCCGCCAGCGCTACAAGGGCCTGGGCGAGATGAACCCCGAGCAGCTCTGGGAAACCACCATGGACCCCGAGGTGCGCCGCCTGCTGCGCGTGCAGATCGACGACGCGATCGAGGCCGACCGCGTGTTCACCATGCTCATGGGCGACGAAGTGGAGCCGCGCAGGGACTTCATCGAGACGAATGCGCTGCGCGCCGGCAACATCGACGTCTGA
- a CDS encoding helix-turn-helix domain-containing protein, protein MLNIPAIEGAMRRLGMSGTALAEACTVSKEATSNWLNGESIPRPSKLTKLSEVLGIPVETLLNVVQPPTPVFAYRTKFNKPVSGPMRDAAEEQARHLEQLLPFVDERPDFEPPLLREPSLDAERIRNAATRARASLGLSNHDVLSNENLERLFHIFGAIFVPVMWGLNKERHENALTVYLPESKTFWVVFNLGCRSDDYKYWLAHEYGHCLTMHALSEEDGETFAEKFAQQLVFPDEVANECLAAVRASSDGLVVITEYAKRFGVSVITILRAIDRLSEQLYGMKTGLDTPKFYAAWNRGRANVPTMTRVISGSDTPSQQEYVVKAGEYYKTPVFRAIQSFQETEGGRNPAFIASVLNLGIGDALSLSHVLWEHQS, encoded by the coding sequence ATGCTGAATATCCCTGCCATTGAAGGCGCAATGCGCAGACTCGGCATGTCCGGTACGGCCTTGGCAGAGGCTTGCACGGTGAGCAAGGAAGCGACCTCCAATTGGCTGAACGGAGAGTCAATTCCCCGTCCAAGTAAACTCACCAAATTGTCCGAAGTGCTTGGCATACCGGTCGAGACCCTGCTGAACGTTGTTCAGCCGCCTACGCCGGTGTTTGCTTACCGGACCAAGTTCAATAAACCTGTTTCGGGCCCCATGCGCGATGCTGCAGAAGAGCAGGCGCGCCATTTAGAGCAGCTCTTGCCTTTCGTGGATGAAAGGCCTGATTTCGAGCCGCCACTTCTGCGGGAACCTTCCCTAGATGCAGAGCGTATTCGCAACGCTGCGACGCGAGCTCGAGCTTCGCTTGGATTATCGAACCACGACGTTCTAAGCAACGAGAACCTTGAGAGACTTTTCCATATTTTTGGGGCTATCTTTGTGCCGGTCATGTGGGGCCTGAACAAGGAGCGCCACGAAAACGCGCTGACCGTTTACTTGCCAGAGTCCAAAACGTTTTGGGTTGTGTTCAATCTGGGTTGCAGAAGTGATGACTATAAGTATTGGCTTGCACATGAGTACGGCCACTGTCTGACCATGCACGCTCTCTCGGAGGAAGATGGCGAGACCTTTGCAGAGAAGTTTGCGCAACAGTTGGTCTTCCCCGATGAGGTTGCGAATGAATGCTTGGCTGCCGTAAGGGCATCAAGCGATGGATTGGTGGTCATCACCGAGTACGCGAAACGGTTCGGTGTTTCTGTTATCACAATCTTGCGCGCTATAGACCGTTTGAGCGAACAGCTATACGGTATGAAAACGGGCCTGGATACCCCAAAGTTTTATGCTGCTTGGAATAGGGGCCGTGCTAATGTGCCGACGATGACGCGGGTGATTTCCGGAAGTGATACCCCCTCACAACAGGAGTATGTGGTTAAGGCTGGGGAGTATTACAAGACGCCTGTTTTTAGGGCCATTCAGAGCTTCCAAGAGACCGAAGGCGGGCGTAACCCGGCCTTTATTGCCAGTGTTTTAAACCTTGGTATAGGCGACGCCCTAAGCTTGTCGCACGTGCTTTGGGAGCATCAGTCCTGA
- a CDS encoding IS3 family transposase (programmed frameshift), which produces MNKSPKFSPEVRERAVRMVQEHRADYPSLWAAIESIAPKIGCVPQTLNDWVKKAEVDSGQRPGTTTADAQRIKELEREVKELRRANDILKTASAFFGAGGARPPIEVLKNYIDRHRDDYGVEPICRVLQMAPSCYWRHAARQRNPQLRSQRVQRDEGLKADIQRVWHANWQVYGADKVWLQMNREGIAVARCTVERLMRAMGLQGARRGKTVRTTTPDTSAPCPLDHVNRQFKASRPNELWVSDFTYVSTWQGWLYVAFVVDVYARRIVGWRVSRSMQTDFVLDALEQALYDRQPAAHALTHHSDRGSQYVSIRYTERLDQAGIQPSVGSRGDSYDNALAETINGLYKAELIHRRGPWKTRESVELATLQWVHWFNHVRLLTPIGGIPPAEAEANYWRQLAVSDTSTEVST; this is translated from the exons ATGAACAAGTCACCGAAGTTCTCCCCGGAAGTCCGCGAGCGCGCCGTTCGCATGGTGCAGGAGCACCGAGCCGACTACCCGTCGCTGTGGGCAGCCATTGAATCGATTGCGCCCAAGATTGGCTGCGTGCCGCAGACCTTGAATGACTGGGTCAAGAAGGCCGAGGTCGACAGCGGCCAGCGCCCCGGCACCACCACGGCAGACGCCCAGCGCATCAAGGAACTGGAGCGTGAGGTCAAAGAGCTGCGCCGGGCCAACGACATCCTGAAGACGGCCAGCGCGTTTTTCG GCGCAGGCGGAGCTCGACCGCCGATTGAAGTCTTGAAGAACTACATCGACCGCCACCGTGATGACTACGGGGTCGAGCCCATCTGCCGGGTGCTGCAGATGGCCCCGTCGTGTTACTGGCGCCACGCAGCCCGGCAACGCAACCCGCAACTGCGCAGTCAACGCGTCCAGCGTGACGAGGGTTTGAAAGCCGACATCCAGCGCGTGTGGCACGCCAACTGGCAGGTCTACGGGGCCGATAAGGTCTGGCTGCAGATGAACCGCGAGGGCATCGCAGTGGCGCGCTGCACGGTCGAGCGCCTGATGCGTGCCATGGGCTTGCAAGGAGCACGCCGTGGCAAGACAGTGCGCACCACCACGCCGGACACATCGGCACCGTGCCCGCTGGACCACGTCAACCGGCAATTCAAGGCCAGCCGGCCCAACGAGCTGTGGGTGTCGGACTTCACCTACGTCTCCACCTGGCAGGGCTGGTTGTACGTGGCCTTCGTGGTGGACGTGTACGCCCGGCGCATCGTGGGCTGGCGGGTCAGCCGCAGCATGCAAACGGACTTCGTGCTGGATGCGCTGGAGCAGGCGCTGTATGACCGCCAGCCAGCAGCCCATGCCTTGACGCACCATTCCGACAGGGGCAGTCAATACGTTTCCATACGCTACACCGAACGCTTGGACCAGGCGGGTATCCAGCCATCAGTGGGCAGCCGGGGTGACAGCTACGACAACGCACTGGCCGAGACCATCAACGGGCTGTACAAGGCCGAGCTGATTCACCGCCGGGGACCCTGGAAGACCAGGGAATCCGTGGAGCTGGCCACCCTGCAGTGGGTGCACTGGTTCAATCACGTCCGACTGCTCACGCCGATTGGGGGCATCCCTCCGGCAGAAGCTGAGGCAAACTACTGGAGGCAACTCGCCGTCAGCGACACCTCGACAGAGGTGTCAACTTAA
- a CDS encoding YkgJ family cysteine cluster protein has protein sequence MRSPIAIVDVDRPDTWTRYRAGLCNSCAANCCTMPLEVQLPDLVRLGLVDPFEAEHVAPKLIARRLLKARLVDHYSPRHGLFTMARRADGDCGFLDAATRLCTVYERRPETCRLHPQTKSPRPGYCAYGARTLQRRG, from the coding sequence ATGAGATCCCCCATCGCCATCGTCGACGTCGATCGCCCCGACACCTGGACCCGCTACCGCGCCGGCCTGTGCAACAGCTGCGCGGCCAACTGCTGCACCATGCCGCTGGAGGTGCAGCTGCCCGACCTTGTGCGGCTGGGGCTGGTCGATCCGTTCGAGGCGGAGCATGTCGCACCGAAGCTGATCGCCAGGCGGCTGCTCAAGGCCAGGCTCGTGGACCACTACAGCCCCAGGCACGGGCTCTTCACCATGGCGCGGCGCGCCGATGGGGACTGCGGCTTTCTGGACGCCGCGACCCGGCTGTGCACGGTGTACGAGCGGCGGCCCGAGACCTGCCGCCTGCATCCGCAGACGAAGAGCCCCAGGCCAGGGTATTGCGCCTATGGGGCGAGGACATTGCAGCGCCGCGGTTGA
- a CDS encoding CaiB/BaiF CoA transferase family protein, whose amino-acid sequence MASLDGLKVVDLSRVLGGPLCAQILGDHGADVVKVEGPAGDETRTWGPPFNDAGMASYFAGINRNKRTVCVDLAAPEGRDVVMRLLQDADVLIENFKVGTLERWGMGYDEVLRERFPRLIHCRVTGFGATGPLGGLPGYDAAVQALSGLMSINGDPEGVATRMGVPIVDVTTGLNAVIGILMALHERERSGRGQSVESALFDSALFSLYPHSINTLFTGRAPQRSGNGHPNIAPYDTYATATEPIYLAVGNNGQFQRLCEAVGHAHLAEDERYATNAQRAVHRFELKKDLQSAFSSFDAQTLFQKLVAVGVPCGVIQNVVEALAHPHTAHRGMVAEVEGFRSVASPIKFSRTPASYRLRPQEIGQSTLQVLGEAGLSQEQIALLLERGVIRQAPRPG is encoded by the coding sequence ATGGCGTCATTGGATGGTTTGAAGGTGGTGGACCTGTCGCGCGTGCTGGGCGGTCCGCTGTGTGCGCAGATCCTGGGCGATCACGGGGCGGACGTCGTCAAGGTCGAGGGCCCCGCAGGCGACGAGACCCGCACCTGGGGGCCGCCGTTCAACGATGCCGGCATGGCCTCGTACTTCGCCGGCATCAACCGCAACAAGCGCACCGTGTGCGTGGACCTGGCCGCGCCCGAGGGGCGCGACGTGGTGATGCGCCTGCTGCAGGACGCCGACGTGCTGATAGAGAACTTCAAGGTCGGCACGCTGGAGCGCTGGGGCATGGGCTACGACGAGGTGCTGCGCGAGCGCTTCCCGCGCCTGATCCACTGCCGCGTGACCGGTTTCGGCGCCACCGGCCCGCTGGGCGGGCTGCCGGGCTACGACGCGGCGGTGCAGGCGCTCAGCGGCCTGATGAGCATCAATGGCGACCCCGAGGGCGTGGCCACGCGCATGGGCGTGCCCATCGTGGACGTGACCACGGGACTCAACGCCGTCATCGGCATCCTGATGGCGCTGCACGAGCGCGAGCGCAGCGGCCGGGGCCAGTCGGTGGAGTCGGCACTGTTCGACAGCGCGCTCTTCTCGCTGTACCCGCACTCCATCAACACCCTGTTCACCGGGCGCGCGCCGCAGCGCTCGGGCAACGGGCATCCCAACATCGCGCCCTACGACACCTACGCCACCGCCACCGAGCCCATCTACCTGGCCGTGGGCAACAACGGCCAGTTCCAGCGCCTGTGCGAGGCCGTGGGCCATGCGCACCTGGCTGAGGACGAGCGCTATGCCACGAACGCCCAGCGCGCCGTGCACCGCTTCGAACTCAAGAAGGATTTGCAAAGCGCCTTCAGCAGCTTCGACGCGCAGACGCTGTTCCAGAAGCTGGTGGCGGTGGGCGTGCCCTGTGGTGTGATCCAGAACGTGGTCGAGGCGCTGGCCCACCCGCACACGGCGCACCGCGGCATGGTGGCCGAGGTGGAGGGCTTCCGCTCCGTGGCCTCGCCGATCAAGTTCAGCCGCACGCCGGCCAGCTACCGCCTGCGGCCGCAGGAGATCGGCCAGAGCACCCTGCAGGTGCTGGGAGAGGCCGGCCTGTCGCAGGAGCAGATCGCGCTTCTGCTGGAGCGGGGCGTGATCAGGCAGGCGCCCCGGCCCGGATAG
- a CDS encoding enoyl-CoA hydratase/isomerase family protein, giving the protein MQAEDSEAWVLASRVGPVARIHLNRGDARNPLGAEMVQALSAAVGEASGQSGVRVILLTAAGPAFSAGGNLGNLGDRLAAAAGPDGRDPIAAGNRRYGEFLTQLVNVPQVTVACVQGAAMGGGAGLACAVDIAVGSPEARFGFPEAAIGLVPGQILPFVAARLGLPAARRLVLTGRRIDAAEAHRIGLLDYVADSHQALGALTRQVLESVVATAPQASACTKRMLGRLPVAPLQASGALQGYLDEAAELFAGQMRSEAMEGVSAAREKRPARWNEAGELSALDLA; this is encoded by the coding sequence ATGCAAGCAGAAGACAGCGAAGCCTGGGTGCTCGCATCCCGCGTGGGGCCGGTGGCCCGCATCCATCTCAACCGCGGCGATGCCCGCAACCCTCTGGGGGCGGAGATGGTGCAGGCATTGTCCGCAGCGGTGGGCGAGGCGTCCGGCCAGAGCGGGGTGCGCGTCATCCTGCTGACGGCCGCGGGCCCTGCGTTCAGCGCCGGGGGCAACCTGGGCAACCTGGGCGACAGGCTGGCTGCCGCGGCGGGGCCCGACGGGCGCGACCCCATCGCCGCCGGCAACCGCCGCTATGGCGAGTTCCTGACGCAGCTGGTGAACGTGCCGCAGGTGACCGTGGCCTGCGTCCAGGGCGCGGCCATGGGCGGCGGCGCGGGCCTGGCCTGCGCGGTGGACATCGCTGTCGGATCGCCCGAGGCCAGGTTCGGCTTTCCCGAGGCCGCGATCGGCCTGGTGCCTGGGCAGATCCTGCCGTTCGTCGCGGCGCGCCTGGGCCTGCCCGCGGCCCGGCGGCTGGTGCTGACCGGGCGGCGCATCGACGCGGCCGAGGCCCACCGCATCGGCCTGCTGGACTACGTGGCCGACTCGCACCAGGCGCTGGGCGCGCTCACGCGGCAGGTGCTGGAATCCGTCGTGGCCACGGCGCCGCAGGCCTCGGCCTGCACCAAGCGCATGCTGGGCCGGCTGCCCGTGGCGCCGCTGCAGGCCAGCGGCGCGCTGCAGGGCTACCTGGACGAGGCCGCGGAGCTGTTCGCCGGCCAGATGCGCTCGGAGGCGATGGAGGGCGTGAGCGCCGCCCGCGAAAAGCGGCCCGCCCGCTGGAATGAGGCCGGCGAGCTGTCGGCACTGGATCTTGCATAG
- a CDS encoding LysR substrate-binding domain-containing protein, whose product MRNLDIGLLRTFVAVAERESFTNAAEKVYRTQAAVSQQMQKLESVLGCALFERVGRRKKLTVEGVRLLEYARRMVGLNDEAYRVITQQAATQPVKIGACADAVDTLLPAYLEICAENFPNLSIDIQVGRSRWLASALRKGDIDLMLDITPHPEFAHTVLRTSPVAWIAGARYHPQAGASVPLILMEAACPFRSSMVQALTEAGIPWHAAFETSTLAGVRAALRAGLGVTARAVEMLAPDLRVLDPQARLPALPPISFCLYWRADASHESAMKVRHLIAPH is encoded by the coding sequence ATGCGCAACCTCGATATCGGCCTGCTGCGCACCTTCGTGGCGGTGGCGGAGCGCGAGAGCTTCACCAACGCCGCCGAGAAGGTCTACCGCACGCAGGCGGCGGTGTCCCAGCAGATGCAGAAGCTCGAATCCGTGCTGGGCTGCGCGCTGTTCGAGCGCGTGGGCCGGCGCAAGAAGCTGACCGTGGAGGGCGTGCGGCTGCTGGAATACGCGCGGCGCATGGTCGGCCTCAACGACGAGGCCTACCGCGTCATCACCCAGCAGGCGGCCACCCAGCCCGTGAAGATCGGCGCCTGCGCCGACGCCGTGGACACCCTGCTGCCCGCCTACCTGGAGATCTGCGCTGAGAACTTCCCCAACCTGAGCATCGACATCCAGGTCGGCCGCAGCCGCTGGCTCGCGTCGGCGCTGCGCAAGGGCGACATCGACCTGATGCTGGACATCACCCCGCACCCCGAGTTCGCGCACACGGTGCTGCGCACCTCGCCCGTGGCCTGGATCGCCGGAGCGCGCTACCACCCGCAGGCCGGCGCCTCGGTGCCGCTGATCCTGATGGAGGCGGCCTGCCCTTTCCGCAGCAGCATGGTGCAGGCGCTGACCGAGGCCGGCATCCCCTGGCACGCGGCCTTCGAGACATCGACCCTGGCCGGCGTGCGCGCCGCGCTGCGCGCGGGGCTGGGCGTCACGGCGCGCGCCGTGGAGATGCTGGCGCCCGACCTGCGCGTGCTCGACCCGCAGGCCCGCCTGCCGGCGCTGCCGCCGATCAGCTTCTGCCTGTACTGGCGCGCCGACGCCAGCCATGAAAGCGCGATGAAGGTCCGCCATCTCATTGCACCCCATTAG
- a CDS encoding Bug family tripartite tricarboxylate transporter substrate binding protein, with the protein MQILNHESRLSRRELLRSAGAMGLGMAAGLPALAQGAGAADFRLDKQVRIIVAYGAGGASDAIARYVGDAIAQRGGKPVIVENRPGADGNIAAEAVVRAPTDAYNLLVSGSSTHAANATIYKKLAYDPDKDFTPLATMANTPYAMLVNPKRIAQTTAADFLAWARKDGQTLSFASANVGGRIAGERFKQLTRINAVNVPYKSSAQAMTDLIGGQFDYYFCDMLTALPQIKAGTVRALALSSSKRIASLPDVPTVAELGYPDFDVSSWIAIWSARATTPQPVSAALSRWIGEALESPAGQDFLVKKGLVPTPVSPEHLLHLQARDTRDWGRIIIEAGMQQP; encoded by the coding sequence ATGCAGATACTGAATCACGAGTCCCGGTTGTCACGCCGCGAACTGCTGCGCAGCGCGGGCGCCATGGGGTTGGGCATGGCGGCGGGCCTGCCCGCCCTGGCCCAGGGCGCGGGCGCCGCAGACTTCAGGCTCGACAAGCAGGTGCGCATCATCGTCGCCTATGGGGCGGGCGGCGCGTCGGACGCCATTGCGCGCTACGTGGGCGACGCCATCGCCCAGCGCGGCGGCAAGCCGGTGATCGTGGAGAACCGCCCCGGCGCGGACGGCAACATCGCGGCCGAGGCCGTGGTGCGCGCGCCGACCGATGCCTACAACCTGCTGGTGTCGGGCTCGTCCACCCATGCGGCCAACGCCACGATATACAAGAAGCTGGCCTACGACCCGGACAAGGACTTCACGCCGCTGGCCACCATGGCCAATACGCCGTACGCAATGCTGGTCAACCCCAAGCGCATCGCGCAGACCACGGCCGCGGACTTCCTGGCCTGGGCCCGCAAGGACGGACAGACCCTGTCGTTCGCCAGCGCCAACGTGGGCGGGCGCATCGCGGGCGAGCGCTTCAAGCAGCTCACCAGGATCAACGCGGTGAACGTGCCCTACAAGAGCAGCGCCCAGGCCATGACGGACCTGATCGGCGGCCAGTTCGACTACTACTTCTGCGACATGCTGACGGCGCTGCCGCAGATCAAGGCCGGCACGGTGCGGGCGCTCGCGCTGTCGAGCAGCAAGCGCATCGCCAGCCTGCCGGACGTGCCCACCGTGGCCGAGCTGGGCTATCCCGACTTCGACGTCAGCTCCTGGATCGCGATCTGGAGCGCCAGGGCCACCACGCCGCAGCCCGTGTCGGCCGCGTTGTCGCGCTGGATCGGCGAGGCGCTGGAATCGCCCGCGGGGCAGGACTTCCTCGTCAAGAAGGGCCTGGTGCCCACGCCGGTCTCGCCCGAGCACTTGCTGCACCTGCAGGCACGCGACACCAGGGACTGGGGCCGGATCATCATCGAAGCCGGGATGCAGCAGCCCTAA